Proteins encoded within one genomic window of Flavobacterium gilvum:
- a CDS encoding SusC/RagA family TonB-linked outer membrane protein has product MKNLNLKHQPFTKVFRHFLVGVFIMMVSVFAQAQNKTVSGQVYDQNKVGLYGVTVTVKGTKTATSTDFDGKFKISASPSDQLVFSYIGFETRTLTVGSSSTMNISLTEANSKLNEVIVVGYGTKKKSNLTGSVSTVSAKAIENRPVANLATALQGQVPGMNVTRTSGQPGKESIGIQIRGATSANGAINPLLVVDGVPTDMFMLQTINPNDVESMSVLKDAAAASIYGAQAAGGVILVTTKKGKEGKTIFEASSNLGIEKPMFIPKRLSLLDEANYSNLGRVNAGQPLEYQPYEIDNIKNGVYTYFQPGGTTFLYLNQRDFTKDILSEQSIIQTYNVSARGGTEKMNYLFSVGYLDQDGYLKVGPDHFKRLNMRMNVGTELNKYIYLDSKVTYTNYVTNAPSGGNAPIGAIYKARLRNPIFNQAGSVEGGSDIGGIYGNLLYGGYNNRIVDDINSTFQATIKDLAKGLKFRLIYGHQIRSDDTEDFKRGFTLPNRNNIAQSVFNNPNSYNLNQGVQKTNNFQFLTNYDVTIAEDHKFAFLAGYQWDDYRASALSAGATNLASNEIPSLNLGDTTTRTNNQTIFTFANQSLFGSLDYSYKDKYLLGFTIRSDESSRLAPQSRTKTFPAVSAGWNMHKEEWFSKNLPFISEFRPRFSWGQLGNSLGIGYYDYLSMLGNGSALVLGNPETKTSYFFQNSVASSNLSWETVEEYNYALDFGFFQNKLTGKFDYYTKKNKNMLTPLTLPATFGVGSPKINNGVLESWGWEFEMNFRDKIGDDFNYSIGFNLSNNENKLKSYTGKTVVGIGTNTLIEGEPLNTIWGYKTQPGFINNQAELDAVKATAFYSANTGIGDVAYIDQNGDGKVNAGAGSVKDHGDLVKLGTDQQQYLFGVNGSANWKNLDFSFFIQGVGKRAFMPSTNLLEPFAASFLPPTSIHMDYWTPDHHDAAFPRPYYINAVNQNFATSDKWIMDGAYARLKNIQLGYSLPNSALKQGFFTRVRFYVSAENVATVSKLGIWKATLDPEQPNGAYDQYPLLGTTSLGVNLTF; this is encoded by the coding sequence ATGAAAAATTTGAATTTAAAACACCAGCCTTTTACTAAGGTTTTCAGACATTTTCTTGTCGGTGTTTTTATAATGATGGTATCCGTATTTGCGCAAGCGCAAAATAAAACAGTTAGCGGACAAGTGTATGATCAAAATAAAGTAGGACTCTATGGGGTTACTGTTACCGTAAAAGGAACAAAAACAGCAACGAGTACTGATTTTGATGGAAAATTTAAAATTTCGGCGTCACCAAGCGATCAATTGGTTTTCTCTTATATTGGTTTTGAAACCAGAACCTTAACCGTTGGGAGCTCATCAACGATGAATATATCTCTAACAGAAGCCAACTCAAAATTAAATGAAGTTATTGTCGTTGGATACGGTACAAAGAAGAAATCCAATTTAACAGGTTCAGTTTCTACAGTAAGTGCAAAGGCAATAGAAAACCGTCCGGTTGCCAATTTAGCCACTGCCTTGCAAGGACAAGTGCCAGGAATGAACGTAACACGTACAAGTGGGCAACCAGGAAAAGAAAGTATAGGTATTCAAATACGTGGGGCAACTTCAGCTAATGGGGCTATAAATCCACTATTGGTTGTTGATGGAGTTCCTACTGATATGTTTATGTTGCAAACAATCAATCCAAATGATGTAGAAAGCATGAGTGTTTTGAAAGATGCTGCAGCAGCATCTATTTATGGAGCTCAAGCTGCGGGAGGAGTTATATTAGTGACTACTAAGAAAGGGAAAGAGGGTAAGACTATTTTTGAGGCTTCCTCAAATTTGGGTATTGAAAAACCAATGTTTATTCCAAAAAGGCTGAGTTTGTTGGATGAAGCTAACTATTCCAATTTGGGAAGAGTAAATGCTGGGCAGCCGCTTGAATATCAGCCTTATGAAATAGATAATATTAAAAACGGAGTTTATACCTACTTTCAACCAGGTGGTACTACCTTTCTTTATCTTAATCAACGTGATTTTACCAAAGATATATTGAGTGAACAATCCATAATACAAACGTATAATGTAAGTGCGCGTGGAGGTACTGAGAAAATGAATTATTTGTTTTCCGTAGGGTATTTGGATCAAGACGGGTATTTAAAAGTGGGTCCGGATCATTTTAAGCGTCTTAATATGCGTATGAATGTGGGAACAGAATTAAATAAATACATTTATTTGGATTCAAAAGTGACCTATACTAATTATGTTACTAATGCTCCATCTGGAGGAAATGCACCAATAGGGGCTATTTATAAAGCCAGATTAAGAAATCCAATTTTTAATCAAGCAGGTAGTGTAGAAGGGGGATCGGATATTGGAGGAATATATGGGAATTTATTGTACGGAGGATATAATAATAGAATTGTTGACGATATCAATTCGACATTTCAAGCAACAATAAAAGATTTAGCAAAAGGATTGAAATTTAGATTAATTTATGGCCATCAAATACGGTCTGATGATACTGAAGATTTTAAAAGAGGTTTTACTTTGCCAAATAGGAATAATATTGCGCAATCCGTTTTTAATAATCCTAATTCATACAACTTGAACCAAGGAGTACAGAAAACAAATAACTTTCAATTCTTGACAAATTATGATGTTACCATTGCAGAAGATCATAAGTTTGCATTTCTTGCAGGTTACCAATGGGATGATTATAGAGCTTCTGCTCTTTCTGCTGGTGCAACTAATTTGGCGAGCAATGAAATTCCTTCTTTAAATTTAGGTGATACTACAACGAGAACAAATAATCAAACTATTTTTACATTCGCAAATCAATCTCTTTTTGGTAGTTTAGATTACAGCTATAAGGACAAATATCTTTTAGGATTTACTATCAGATCAGATGAAAGTTCGCGTTTGGCACCGCAATCACGTACAAAAACATTCCCGGCTGTTTCAGCGGGTTGGAACATGCATAAGGAAGAATGGTTTTCAAAAAATTTACCTTTTATTTCAGAATTTAGACCTAGATTTTCATGGGGTCAGTTAGGGAATTCTTTAGGAATTGGTTATTATGATTATTTGAGTATGCTTGGTAATGGATCTGCTTTGGTTTTAGGAAATCCTGAAACAAAAACAAGTTACTTCTTTCAAAATTCAGTAGCATCTTCAAATTTATCTTGGGAAACAGTTGAAGAATACAATTATGCTTTAGATTTTGGTTTTTTCCAAAACAAATTGACAGGTAAGTTTGATTATTACACCAAAAAAAATAAAAATATGTTGACTCCATTAACCTTACCGGCTACTTTTGGTGTGGGATCTCCAAAAATTAATAACGGCGTATTGGAATCTTGGGGTTGGGAATTTGAAATGAATTTTAGAGATAAAATTGGTGATGATTTTAACTATAGTATTGGGTTTAATTTATCTAATAATGAGAATAAATTGAAGTCATACACAGGTAAAACTGTGGTGGGAATTGGAACAAATACATTGATTGAAGGAGAACCATTAAATACAATATGGGGATATAAAACACAACCTGGTTTCATCAATAATCAGGCAGAACTAGATGCAGTAAAAGCAACAGCTTTCTATTCAGCTAATACCGGAATTGGGGACGTAGCTTACATCGATCAAAATGGGGATGGGAAAGTTAATGCAGGAGCAGGATCTGTAAAGGATCATGGAGATTTAGTAAAATTAGGTACGGATCAGCAACAGTATTTATTTGGAGTTAATGGTAGTGCCAATTGGAAAAATCTTGATTTTAGTTTCTTTATTCAAGGTGTTGGTAAAAGAGCTTTTATGCCTAGCACTAATCTTCTAGAACCATTTGCTGCTTCCTTTCTTCCGCCAACATCCATTCACATGGACTATTGGACGCCAGACCATCATGATGCTGCCTTTCCAAGACCTTATTATATCAACGCTGTAAACCAAAATTTTGCTACTTCAGACAAATGGATTATGGATGGAGCCTATGCAAGACTTAAAAATATTCAATTGGGTTATTCTTTGCCAAACAGTGCGTTAAAACAAGGATTCTTTACTAGAGTGCGATTCTATGTTTCGGCTGAGAATGTAGCTACTGTTTCTAAATTAGGTATTTGGAAAGCGACATTAGATCCAGAACAACCTAATGGTGCTTATGATCAATACCCATTATTAGGGACTACTTCATTAGGAGTTAATCTTACATTTTAA